In Pseudomonadota bacterium, a single window of DNA contains:
- a CDS encoding hydantoinase/oxoprolinase family protein, producing the protein MNRVSVDIGGTFTDCFVAWAGRHVQAKALTTHHNLATGFNEALELAVAELGISKRELLSRVDSVRYATTLGTNALIERRGPRIGLLVTAGFDSTVPLSRARGHGDGLSFERQHDVPRARRPDPLVPTPLIRAVRERIGYNGAVLMAVDDDDVRAQLRALVDEGAETLVVSLTNSVVNPLHELRVRELFLEEYPGHFLGAVPVLLAHQVAGRKGEYTRSMSAIVDGFLHNVMYHGLGALEMSLRANGYAKPMLINHNSGGMAQLNSTDALETVHSGPVAGIAASEHLSVAGGLGNVIATDMGGTSFDIGIVTADGERHYDFNPVIDRWLVSVPMVHLVTLGAGGGSIASYDALLKRVKIGPESAGSNPGPACYGRGGRDATVTDADLLLGYLDPDNYARGRIKLNTRRAERAMHDAFGATLGGDVVSASRIIKHTVDHTMANGIATELRARGYSPSEFTMLAYGGNGPLHACGIASALGVKRVLVPPFSSVFSALGAGNVDQLHIHEQSIYTVVFHTVLKKVLTDYGPLNATIEDLKRRGREDLTRQGVAVEDIRYRLEFDMRYGNQRAETAVNFDIERFASVNDVLALIAAFHRRYGERFGAGSQASEAGVRINTVRVSSFVERAKVPLGRIMPPPQRLAVECLGTRDCHFIGVDAPLATRLYDERALEPGSSIDGPAIVTTSATTYLVEPGWNFHAAEQGAAWLTGG; encoded by the coding sequence ATGAATCGCGTGTCGGTCGACATCGGCGGCACCTTCACCGACTGCTTCGTGGCCTGGGCCGGGCGCCACGTGCAGGCCAAGGCGCTCACCACCCATCACAACCTCGCCACCGGTTTCAACGAAGCGCTGGAGCTCGCGGTCGCCGAGCTCGGCATCAGCAAGCGTGAGCTGTTGTCGCGGGTCGATTCGGTGCGCTATGCCACCACCCTCGGCACCAACGCGCTCATCGAGCGGCGCGGGCCGCGCATCGGCCTGTTGGTCACGGCCGGCTTCGACAGCACCGTGCCGCTGTCGCGCGCCCGCGGCCACGGCGATGGCTTGTCGTTCGAACGGCAGCACGACGTGCCGCGCGCGCGGCGTCCCGATCCGCTGGTGCCGACACCGCTCATCCGCGCGGTGCGCGAACGCATTGGTTACAACGGCGCGGTGCTGATGGCGGTCGATGACGACGACGTGCGCGCGCAGCTGCGCGCGTTGGTCGACGAGGGCGCCGAAACCCTGGTGGTGTCGCTCACCAACAGCGTCGTCAACCCGCTGCACGAACTGCGCGTGCGCGAATTGTTCCTGGAGGAATACCCCGGCCATTTCCTCGGCGCGGTGCCGGTGTTGCTGGCGCACCAGGTAGCGGGGCGCAAGGGTGAATACACGCGCTCGATGTCGGCCATCGTCGACGGCTTCCTGCACAACGTCATGTACCACGGCCTCGGCGCACTGGAGATGAGCCTGCGCGCCAACGGCTACGCCAAGCCGATGCTCATCAACCACAACTCGGGCGGCATGGCGCAGTTGAATTCCACCGATGCCCTCGAGACCGTGCATTCCGGGCCGGTGGCGGGCATCGCGGCGTCGGAGCACCTGTCGGTGGCCGGCGGCCTCGGCAATGTCATCGCCACCGACATGGGCGGCACCAGTTTCGACATCGGCATCGTCACCGCCGATGGTGAGCGCCATTACGACTTCAATCCCGTCATCGACCGCTGGCTGGTGAGCGTGCCGATGGTGCACCTCGTCACGCTCGGCGCGGGCGGCGGCTCGATAGCCTCCTACGACGCGCTGCTGAAGCGCGTCAAGATCGGGCCCGAGTCGGCGGGCTCGAATCCGGGGCCGGCCTGCTATGGCCGCGGCGGCCGCGACGCGACCGTCACCGACGCCGACCTGCTGCTCGGTTATCTCGACCCGGACAACTACGCGCGCGGCCGCATCAAGCTCAATACCCGTCGTGCCGAGCGAGCCATGCACGACGCTTTCGGTGCCACGCTCGGCGGCGACGTGGTGTCGGCCTCGCGCATCATCAAGCACACGGTCGATCACACCATGGCCAACGGCATCGCCACGGAGCTGCGCGCACGCGGCTACTCGCCGTCGGAATTCACCATGCTGGCCTACGGTGGCAACGGCCCCCTGCATGCCTGCGGCATTGCCAGCGCCTTGGGCGTGAAACGCGTGCTGGTGCCGCCGTTCTCCTCGGTGTTCTCGGCGCTCGGCGCCGGCAATGTCGACCAGCTGCACATCCACGAGCAGTCCATCTACACCGTGGTGTTCCACACCGTGTTGAAGAAGGTGCTGACCGACTACGGGCCGCTCAATGCCACCATCGAGGATCTCAAGCGCCGCGGTCGCGAAGACCTCACGCGCCAGGGCGTGGCGGTGGAAGACATCCGCTACCGGCTCGAATTCGACATGCGTTACGGCAACCAGCGCGCCGAGACCGCGGTCAATTTCGACATCGAACGTTTCGCCAGCGTCAACGACGTGCTGGCGCTGATCGCGGCGTTTCACCGTCGCTACGGCGAACGCTTCGGCGCCGGTTCGCAGGCCTCCGAGGCCGGCGTGCGCATCAACACGGTGCGCGTGTCGTCCTTCGTCGAGCGTGCCAAGGTGCCGCTCGGTCGCATCATGCCGCCGCCGCAACGCCTGGCGGTCGAGTGCCTGGGTACGCGTGACTGTCATTTCATCGGTGTCGATGCGCCGCTCGCCACGCGCCTCTACGACGAGCGCGCGCTCGAACCCGGCAGCAGCATCGATGGGCCGGCCATCGTCACCACCTCGGCCACCACCTATCTCGTCGAACCGGGCT
- a CDS encoding acetone carboxylase subunit gamma — protein MKICITEYLLIDLVNERWQCRRCARDLGNARDNYKRGLLVHDRDPREVHRPLIDPDKYAYTFSPDPAYTALLEYYCPGCGTLVETEYTVPGHPPIRDIELDIDSLKAKAAAWAAAHGGSLPSPESLQRPQRRARHVHGREA, from the coding sequence ATGAAAATCTGTATCACCGAGTATCTCCTTATCGACCTGGTCAACGAACGCTGGCAGTGTCGACGCTGCGCGCGCGACCTCGGCAATGCGCGTGACAACTACAAGCGCGGTTTGTTGGTGCATGACCGCGATCCGCGTGAAGTCCATCGTCCCCTCATCGACCCCGACAAGTACGCCTATACCTTCTCACCGGACCCGGCCTATACCGCCTTGCTCGAGTATTACTGTCCGGGCTGCGGCACGCTGGTGGAAACCGAGTACACCGTGCCGGGCCATCCACCGATCCGCGACATCGAACTCGACATCGATTCGCTGAAGGCGAAGGCCGCGGCATGGGCCGCCGCCCACGGTGGCAGCCTGCCGTCGCCGGAAAGCCTGCAACGCCCGCAGCGCCGCGCGCGTCACGTGCACGGCCGGGAGGCTTGA
- a CDS encoding enoyl-CoA hydratase/isomerase family protein, producing the protein MSEPAVLSGLDARGVATVTLNRPALNNAYNADLLEGLIETCAALAADPRVRVMVVRGNGAHFQAGADLKWLRQVAAMDAATNHAASTATAEAMRSLNEMPKPTLALVHGFCVGGGTGIVASCDIVIAERDAMFAISEARWGMAATIIFPQLVAAMGLRNVRRYALSGERFDARRAEALGLVHEVCDTGQLDACAAPIIDALLKVAPEAQALSKLSALRCAHATIDDALFARLVDEHATKRRSAEATEGLASFADKREGAWYTS; encoded by the coding sequence ATGAGCGAGCCCGCCGTGCTCTCCGGCCTCGACGCCCGCGGCGTCGCCACCGTGACCTTGAACCGCCCCGCGCTCAACAACGCCTACAACGCCGACCTGCTCGAGGGCCTCATCGAGACCTGTGCCGCGTTGGCCGCCGATCCGCGGGTGCGGGTGATGGTGGTACGCGGCAACGGCGCGCACTTCCAGGCCGGCGCCGATCTCAAGTGGTTGCGCCAGGTGGCTGCGATGGACGCCGCCACCAACCACGCCGCTTCGACCGCCACCGCCGAAGCGATGCGCAGCCTCAATGAAATGCCCAAGCCGACGCTGGCCCTGGTGCACGGCTTCTGCGTCGGCGGCGGCACTGGCATCGTCGCATCCTGCGACATCGTCATCGCCGAGCGCGACGCCATGTTCGCCATCAGCGAGGCGCGCTGGGGCATGGCGGCGACCATCATCTTCCCGCAGCTGGTGGCGGCCATGGGGCTGCGCAACGTGCGGCGCTATGCGTTGTCGGGCGAGCGCTTCGATGCGCGCCGTGCCGAGGCCTTGGGGCTCGTGCACGAGGTGTGCGACACCGGCCAGCTCGACGCCTGCGCCGCGCCCATCATCGATGCGTTGTTGAAAGTCGCGCCGGAGGCGCAGGCCTTGAGCAAGCTGTCGGCGCTGCGCTGCGCCCACGCCACGATCGACGATGCGCTGTTCGCGCGGCTGGTCGACGAGCACGCGACCAAGCGGCGCAGTGCCGAAGCGACCGAGGGCCTGGCCAGCTTCGCCGACAAGCGCGAGGGCGCATGGTACACGTCATGA